Proteins from a single region of Pseudomonas quebecensis:
- the bufB gene encoding MNIO family bufferin maturase gives MATSLPFLGYGLGLRNEYYEQILEQSPAVDWFEVISENYLVQGGKALYYLDAIAERYPVVMHGVSLSIGGPHALDLDYLKQIKQLAERIQPAWVSDHLCWSRGNAHQLHDLLPLPYTEESLYHVAGRVRQVQDILQRPLVLENVSSYVRARSDEFTEWEFLNALAHLSGCQLLLDVNNVYVSARNHGFDAWTFIRNLPPQSIRQLHLAGHLDYGDYVVDTHDHPVCDPVWALYQQTLEHIGPVSTLLERDDRFPPFHELLDELDKARELGASALARRALCA, from the coding sequence ATGGCCACCTCGCTTCCTTTCCTGGGCTACGGCCTGGGGTTACGCAACGAATATTACGAACAGATCCTTGAGCAATCGCCTGCGGTGGATTGGTTCGAAGTGATTTCCGAAAATTACCTGGTCCAGGGCGGCAAAGCCTTGTATTACCTGGACGCGATTGCCGAGCGCTACCCAGTGGTGATGCACGGCGTATCGCTGTCGATCGGCGGGCCTCATGCCCTCGATCTCGATTACCTGAAGCAGATTAAACAGCTCGCCGAGCGCATCCAGCCGGCGTGGGTGTCCGATCACCTGTGCTGGAGCCGCGGCAACGCGCACCAGTTGCATGACCTGCTGCCTTTACCCTACACCGAAGAAAGCCTTTACCACGTGGCTGGCCGCGTTCGTCAGGTGCAGGACATTCTGCAACGGCCGCTGGTGCTGGAAAATGTCTCCAGTTACGTGCGCGCCCGATCGGACGAGTTCACCGAGTGGGAGTTCCTCAACGCCCTGGCCCATTTGTCGGGGTGCCAGTTATTGCTGGACGTGAACAACGTTTACGTCAGTGCGCGTAATCATGGTTTCGACGCCTGGACCTTCATCCGCAACCTGCCGCCGCAGAGCATTCGCCAACTGCATTTGGCCGGGCACCTGGACTATGGCGACTATGTGGTCGATACCCATGATCATCCGGTGTGCGACCCCGTGTGGGCGCTGTATCAACAGACGCTGGAACACATCGGGCCGGTATCGACGTTACTGGAACGCGATGACCGTTTCCCACCCTTTCATGAGTTGCTCGACGAGTTGGATAAGGCCCGTGAGCTGGGAGCATCGGCCCTGGCCAGGAGAGCCCTATGCGCCTGA